In Oleiharenicola lentus, the following are encoded in one genomic region:
- a CDS encoding ribulose-bisphosphate carboxylase large subunit family protein — MERVTATYHIETALPVAKAAATLAGEQSSGTFVAVPGETAELKARFAARVERITELDSVAIPSLPTGRPLAASYRRAEVVVSWSVENFGPNLPTLVSTLQGNLYELAQFSGLKLVDFDVPPGFAAAFRGPAFGIAGCRRLTGVTGRPLIGTIIKPSIGLSPDQTAAMVKELVEAGIDFLKDDELMANPPHSPFDARVDAVMRVINDHAQRTGKKAMYAFNVSDELDAMSRHYDKVVATGGTCAMLSLNSVGLAAAKKICDRGQLAIHGHRNGWGMLNRHPLLGMEFPAYQKLWRLAGVDQLHVNGIANKFWEPDDSVVRSITACLAAEPLGKPLLPVVSSGQWGGQAPETFRRTRTTDLLYMAGGGIQAHPDGPAAGVESLRLWWQAATEGLDYDQSLARYPGLAKSAAKFGGPL, encoded by the coding sequence ATGGAACGCGTCACCGCCACCTACCACATTGAAACCGCGCTGCCCGTCGCAAAGGCCGCCGCCACCCTCGCCGGCGAGCAATCCTCCGGCACCTTCGTCGCCGTGCCCGGCGAGACCGCCGAGCTGAAGGCCCGCTTCGCCGCGCGCGTCGAAAGAATCACCGAGCTCGACTCCGTCGCCATCCCTTCGCTTCCGACCGGCCGCCCCCTCGCCGCCAGCTATCGCCGCGCCGAGGTCGTTGTGTCGTGGTCCGTCGAGAACTTCGGCCCCAATCTCCCCACGCTCGTCTCCACCCTGCAGGGCAACCTCTACGAGCTCGCGCAGTTCTCCGGGCTCAAGCTCGTGGACTTCGACGTGCCGCCGGGTTTCGCCGCCGCGTTCCGCGGCCCGGCCTTTGGCATCGCCGGCTGCCGCCGTCTCACGGGCGTCACAGGTCGCCCGCTGATCGGCACGATCATCAAGCCGAGCATCGGCCTCTCGCCCGACCAGACCGCCGCAATGGTAAAGGAACTCGTCGAGGCCGGCATCGATTTCCTCAAGGACGACGAGCTGATGGCCAACCCGCCGCACTCGCCGTTCGACGCGCGCGTGGACGCCGTGATGCGCGTCATCAACGACCACGCCCAGCGCACCGGGAAGAAGGCGATGTATGCCTTCAACGTCAGCGACGAGCTCGACGCGATGTCTCGCCACTACGACAAGGTCGTGGCCACCGGCGGAACCTGCGCGATGCTCAGCCTGAACAGCGTGGGCCTCGCCGCCGCCAAAAAGATCTGCGACCGCGGCCAGCTCGCCATCCACGGCCACCGCAACGGCTGGGGCATGCTCAACCGCCACCCGCTGCTCGGCATGGAGTTCCCCGCCTACCAGAAACTCTGGCGCCTCGCCGGTGTGGACCAGCTCCACGTCAACGGCATCGCCAACAAGTTCTGGGAACCCGACGACTCCGTCGTGCGCTCGATCACCGCGTGCCTCGCCGCCGAGCCGCTGGGCAAGCCGCTGCTGCCCGTGGTGTCCTCGGGCCAGTGGGGCGGCCAGGCGCCCGAGACCTTCCGCCGCACGCGCACCACCGACCTGCTCTACATGGCCGGCGGCGGCATCCAGGCGCACCCCGACGGCCCGGCCGCGGGCGTCGAATCCCTCCGCCTCTGGTGGCAGGCCGCCACCGAGGGGCTCGACTACGATCAGTCGCTCGCACGCTACCCGGGGCTGGCAAAGTCGGCCGCGAAGTTCGGAGGTCCTTTATAG
- a CDS encoding four-carbon acid sugar kinase family protein translates to MLHLAYFADDFTGATDALETLAQSGRRTRLFLYPPTPAQCAGLEAVGVAGLTRSLAPDAMEAVLRPAFAALRTLNPRHVYYKVCSTFDSSPTVGSIGRAIEVGRAVFGGGVTPVVVAAPALGRYCAFGNLFARYGIGSDGPIYRLDRHPATSKHVVTPMTEADLRLHLAAQTTLRIGLVSLPSIEGDPERVHQAVLAQAGGGAEIVFIDALTNTHLDLIGGALGSLAPADRPLFSVGSSGLGTALAAYFATIPAKPAAVPPGPVLVLSGSCSPVTGGQVDHALAHGFTGVALDPATPDTPAIREQIVAALRTGRPVIAYTARGSSDRPPVGAAELGAALGRLAREAVAATGLRRVVFAGGDTSSYAARALGLQSIEWLAPLAPGAPWCRAHAPGSPIDGLALNFKGGQVGAPDYFTAALG, encoded by the coding sequence ATGCTCCACCTCGCCTACTTCGCCGACGACTTCACGGGCGCGACCGACGCGCTCGAGACCCTCGCGCAATCCGGACGACGCACCCGGCTTTTCCTCTATCCCCCGACGCCGGCCCAATGCGCCGGCCTGGAGGCCGTCGGGGTCGCCGGGCTCACGCGCTCGCTCGCTCCGGACGCGATGGAGGCCGTGCTGCGGCCGGCCTTCGCCGCCCTGCGCACGCTCAACCCGCGCCATGTTTACTACAAGGTCTGCTCGACCTTCGATTCGTCGCCGACCGTCGGCAGCATCGGCCGCGCGATCGAGGTCGGCCGGGCCGTCTTCGGCGGCGGCGTCACGCCCGTGGTCGTCGCCGCGCCCGCGCTCGGACGTTACTGCGCCTTTGGCAATCTCTTCGCCCGCTACGGCATCGGCAGTGACGGCCCCATCTACCGGCTCGACCGGCATCCGGCCACCAGCAAGCACGTGGTCACGCCCATGACCGAGGCGGACCTGCGCCTGCACCTTGCCGCCCAAACCACCCTCCGCATCGGCCTGGTCTCGCTGCCCTCGATCGAAGGCGACCCGGAACGCGTCCACCAGGCCGTGCTCGCCCAGGCGGGCGGAGGGGCGGAGATCGTGTTCATCGATGCCTTGACCAACACCCATCTCGACCTGATCGGCGGTGCCCTGGGCTCCCTCGCCCCGGCCGATCGCCCCTTGTTTTCGGTGGGTTCCTCCGGCCTCGGAACCGCCCTGGCAGCCTACTTCGCCACCATTCCGGCGAAGCCCGCCGCCGTTCCCCCCGGCCCCGTGCTCGTCCTGTCCGGCAGCTGCTCGCCGGTCACCGGCGGGCAGGTCGATCACGCTTTGGCCCACGGCTTCACCGGCGTGGCCCTCGACCCCGCGACGCCCGACACCCCGGCCATCCGCGAACAAATTGTGGCCGCCCTGCGCACCGGCCGCCCGGTGATCGCTTATACCGCGCGCGGCTCAAGCGACCGGCCCCCGGTCGGCGCCGCCGAGCTTGGCGCCGCCCTCGGCCGCCTCGCGCGTGAGGCCGTAGCCGCCACCGGCTTGCGCCGCGTGGTGTTCGCCGGTGGCGACACGTCCAGCTACGCCGCCCGTGCCCTCGGCCTCCAGTCCATCGAATGGCTCGCGCCCCTGGCCCCCGGCGCGCCCTGGTGCCGCGCCCATGCTCCCGGTTCCCCCATCGACGGCCTCGCCCTCAACTTCAAGGGCGGCCAGGTCGGCGCCCCCGACTACTTCACCGCCGCCCTCGGCTGA
- a CDS encoding aspartate/glutamate racemase family protein: MPGKTLALIHTSATLVPVFQQLCRDKLPGVDTFNIVDDSLVRQIGAQGGITPAIAARVAAYIGSAASGGADHILVTCSSIGPAVEAAAPSVKVPVLRVDQPMADLAVRTGKRIGVIATLPTTLNPTADLVRRRAAAAGQSIELTMRLCEGAFEALMAGNAAAHDTRVRAALVELSTQVDVIVLAQASMAQVVATLTPEQRRIPILASPPLAIDHLATLLSAS; encoded by the coding sequence ATGCCCGGCAAAACCCTCGCCCTCATCCATACCTCCGCGACCCTCGTCCCGGTGTTCCAACAGCTCTGCCGCGACAAACTGCCCGGCGTGGACACGTTCAACATCGTGGACGACAGCCTCGTCCGCCAGATCGGCGCGCAGGGCGGCATCACGCCCGCCATCGCCGCGCGCGTGGCCGCCTACATCGGCTCGGCTGCCTCCGGCGGGGCCGACCACATCCTCGTCACCTGCTCCTCCATCGGCCCGGCCGTGGAGGCGGCCGCCCCGTCGGTCAAGGTGCCGGTGCTCCGCGTGGACCAGCCCATGGCCGATCTCGCGGTGCGCACCGGGAAACGCATCGGCGTCATCGCCACCCTGCCCACCACGCTCAACCCGACCGCGGATCTCGTGCGCCGCCGTGCGGCCGCGGCGGGCCAGTCCATCGAGCTGACCATGCGCCTCTGCGAGGGTGCCTTCGAGGCGCTCATGGCGGGCAACGCCGCCGCGCACGACACGCGGGTCCGCGCCGCTTTGGTCGAACTTTCCACGCAAGTGGATGTCATCGTGCTGGCCCAGGCCTCGATGGCGCAGGTCGTCGCCACCCTCACCCCCGAACAGCGCCGCATCCCCATCCTCGCCAGCCCGCCCCTCGCCATCGACCATCTGGCCACCCTCCTTTCGGCTTCGTGA
- a CDS encoding bile acid:sodium symporter family protein gives MLLFRRICLVLAAVAALALVAGLATGSSPLWQPAAVVASIGLAIGLGALPAVASYQFTAWILATVVCGLLYPHEVIHWGDVDLTNKWIRLVAVQMVMFGMGTQMGVRDFAGVLKQPWGVAVAVMSQFTVMPLVGWMLIKTFPLEPEIAAGVILIGSCSSGLASNVMCYIAKANLPLSVTATACTTMLAPLMTPLWMKLLAGTLVSVSFVGMMTEIIKIVLVPIGAGLLHDWLKWASPAATRRLKLAQAACGTAVVLLFLTRDRWGALPPNVALLVELFGFLLGAVAFGVFYHQLTKLLPKLDGWMPVASMMGIMYFTSVTTAVGRDHLMRIGGVLFLVAALHNAFGYILGYWLGRAGGLDRNSARTVAIEVGLQNGGMASGLAGSMGKLATVGLAAAVFGAWMNISGSILANYWKRRPVTPETPPS, from the coding sequence ATGCTGCTCTTCCGCCGGATCTGCCTTGTCCTCGCCGCCGTCGCCGCGCTCGCCCTGGTGGCCGGACTTGCCACCGGCTCCTCCCCTCTCTGGCAACCCGCCGCCGTGGTCGCCAGCATCGGCCTCGCCATCGGGCTCGGCGCACTGCCGGCCGTGGCCAGCTACCAGTTCACCGCCTGGATCCTCGCCACCGTCGTCTGCGGCCTGCTCTATCCGCACGAGGTCATCCACTGGGGTGACGTGGATCTCACCAACAAGTGGATCCGCCTCGTCGCGGTCCAGATGGTGATGTTCGGCATGGGCACACAGATGGGCGTGCGCGACTTCGCCGGCGTGCTGAAACAGCCCTGGGGCGTGGCCGTCGCCGTGATGTCGCAATTCACCGTCATGCCGCTCGTCGGCTGGATGCTGATCAAAACTTTTCCGCTCGAGCCGGAGATCGCCGCCGGCGTCATCCTCATCGGCTCCTGCAGCAGCGGCCTGGCCTCGAACGTCATGTGCTACATCGCCAAGGCCAACCTGCCGCTCTCCGTCACGGCCACCGCCTGCACCACGATGCTGGCGCCGCTCATGACCCCGCTCTGGATGAAGCTGCTCGCCGGCACCCTCGTGAGCGTGAGCTTCGTCGGCATGATGACCGAGATCATCAAGATCGTGCTCGTGCCCATCGGCGCCGGCCTGCTCCACGACTGGCTCAAGTGGGCCTCGCCCGCCGCCACCCGCCGGCTGAAACTCGCCCAGGCCGCCTGCGGCACCGCCGTGGTCCTGCTGTTCCTCACCCGTGACCGCTGGGGCGCCCTCCCGCCCAACGTCGCCCTGCTGGTCGAGCTTTTCGGCTTTCTGCTCGGGGCCGTGGCCTTCGGCGTGTTCTACCACCAGCTGACGAAACTCCTGCCCAAGCTCGACGGTTGGATGCCGGTGGCCTCGATGATGGGCATCATGTATTTCACGTCGGTCACGACCGCCGTGGGCCGCGACCACCTCATGCGCATCGGCGGCGTGCTGTTCCTCGTCGCCGCCCTGCACAACGCCTTCGGCTACATCCTCGGCTACTGGCTGGGCCGCGCGGGCGGACTCGACCGGAACTCCGCGCGCACCGTCGCCATCGAGGTCGGCCTGCAGAACGGCGGCATGGCCTCGGGCCTCGCCGGCAGCATGGGCAAGCTCGCCACCGTCGGCCTCGCCGCCGCGGTCTTCGGCGCGTGGATGAACATCTCCGGCTCCATCCTGGCCAACTACTGGAAACGCCGGCCCGTGACCCCGGAAACCCCACCTTCATGA